The DNA segment CCCTGATGTTCAACAGCGTTACAAGCACTGGATCCgccactgtcaatatcctggaggttgccaatgaccagaaactgaagTAGAGTAGCCATAtatacaatgtggctacaagagcaggtcagatactaggaatcctgcagtgagcaACTCTCCTAACTCAAAGCCTGTTCACCATCTACGAGGTTCAATCCAGGAGTGATGGAGTActcgcctggatgagtgcagcttcaataacactcGAAGTTTGACTCCATACAAGACATAGCACTCTGCTTGACAGGCACCTCTTCTGTaactattcactcactccaccaccaacacacagtagtAGCAGTTTTGTATCACCTACagaatgcattgcagcaacttaccaagactccttggacagcacctttcaaacccacaacttctaccagctagaaggacaagggcagcaaaggcaTAGGAAcaaccacctggaagttgccctccaagccatgcaccatcctgactaggaaatatattgctgtttcttcactgttgctgggtcaaaatcctggaactctctgcctaacAGTATTGTAGgtatacccacatctcaaggactgcagcagttcaagaaggcagctcgccaccaccatctcaagggcaactagggatcaACAATTAAATTTTGGCTTGGCCTGCAAAGCCTACTTCCCTCGAATGGAGGAAAAAAACTCATTGTAATTGCAGGCCACAGAGTTCAGACTGGgtgtgggattgagaattaaagtggcaggcaaccagaagcttggCGTCACTCCTGCAAACTGaatgcagtcacccaatctgtatttgatttctccagtgttgAGGACATTGCGTTATGGACAGTGGACCTGAAATAATTACTCAGTTACTCTTTTTGCAGGTGCTGAGTAACCAGCGAATGCTTTTATGTTGTACAGTCACAGACGAAATGCCCTACTCTAAGTTGGGTAGTAACAGAAACCTTAAAAGCAGTTGAGAGAACGGTAATATTTAATCTTGCAAAAATTAAGATTTAACTTGTGACGAGTTATATTGACAAAATTTTAGTTGAATGTTGCTAAATTTTATCTAGTGGAATGAGCAGCTTGTAATACAAGTTAGAGGaaaggaaaactgcagatgctaaaaatctgaaataaaaactggacaTACTGAAATACTCTCCACATCTACTTTCTGACCTGATTGCATGcaactttttctatttttattttataatgatTTCCTTTTTTGCAGGTAACTGTGGTTGGTATGATCAAAGATTCAGAAAAAGCCCCAACGAATATTCTGTACAAGTTGGATGACATGACAGGACCCCCCATGGATGTGAGACAGTGGGTGGATACCGATGTAAGTTAATAAACAACATGATGTACTCAGTGTTGCATTCTTTTTCAGCCCCTTAAATGAACTCAAATGACTGGtgcagtttgtttttcagatCACCAAATATCTAATTCTGTGCCAGTGCACACACTCTTAAAAGATGGCATATACAAATGTGCTAACTTATTTATTAAGTAGTTGAAGCTGATAATTGGAGATAAAATCTCATGATTTTGCTGTTGTAGAATTCTGATAGAATATAATAGTGCTTTTGTAACTTCTTCTGTAAAttatctcttttgcttttatagtAATTAATGATTTTGTGTTTGCAGCAGAGAATTCTACATTGTACACATGTATATGGTGTTATTTTCTAAACTGTTCATAACCTTTCATAACTCTACTGAAGAAAAGTGCCTAAATTTCTTGGGACACCTTGAGAACAGTAACCTCTTGGTTATCTCCTAGAAAATCTTTTTTAGATCCATTCCATAATGATGTGATATTGAAAGTCTAAGCTAGAATTTGTACAGATTCACCATAATTAATTTATAGTGCATATGTCTGCACGCAAACCAAAGATTCTCTGACTTTTCAACAAATGTTGTCCTGAAGGTTTTTCATCTTGCTTTGTTTGAAATCTCTAAGCTTTCTCTTTAATTCTTTCCATTGCTTATTACTAAGTACTATTTTATACCCATCTTGTCCTATGTGCTCAAGCTTTGTATAATTCCCCCAAGCCTCTCAGATTCATAATTCTTTCAACTTTTAGTCTTAATCTATTATATGATCCAATCTTGTTGATTCAAAGTCATCTGTACTTAAAAATAACTTGAATTACCATTTCAAACTGAACAATGTAAGCAGAACAGAGAGTGATATTCAAAAGTATTGAATTCACGAAATTTAAATTGATTTCAAATGATGAGTAAACTTTATAATGAGTAGTTTCAGCATGTACCCATGCACATTTTACATTTGTGGCACCTGAAATGAAGTAAAACATCTGGAGGTCCTTCAAAAAGCTATCCAACAAATGTGATGTTGAGCCTCGAGCCTTGTTAAGTGACCCAAAACTTTGTCAAAGGAATGTGCTTTAAAGTGTATCTTATAGGTACAAAAACATATTTGAGTGGATTAAAGTGCCTAATAACTAAATGCTCTAAAATTAGAGGAGTACTGACCTGATGGTTGTAAGCTcaaggaggttacagagaaagtggggcAAGACATTGGAgagattttaaaatctcttttttCAAATTTGCAGTGTGCTGGACCAGTGGCCAAGCAGGTTATGGTGTGAAATTTGAATGAACCTCTGATTAGTGGCATATGCAAGTTTGGAAAATGCTCTAGAAAGCCTTGCCATAGTCCAGAGATAACAAAGGAATAATTGAGGATTTGAGCAGCAAGTGAGCTGAGACGCAGTGGAGATGGAAGTGTGCACTGATGATGAAGGAGCAAATACAGAGTCCATGTGAGATAGGATATCCAAAATGCAAACAGCCTGGGCTAGTGCAACAGTGGCTAGGGAGGGCATTggagttgaaaatcaaaaacctccagatgctggaaatatgaaattaaaagaaaatgctggggaaaaaccagcagattaggcagtatctagggaaagagttaatgtttcagctcagatgccctttatcagaactgggaaagagtttaaaaaaaaaattaagttcgaTCAGAAGTGGTGGGAGGGATTGATAGGACAAAAATATTTATGATTTCAACCCTGGCCTCAGCTTATGGGGATGAGTTGTAAGGGTTGTTCAGTCAGATGTGTTAATAGAGACATTTAGAAGGTGATAACATAAAGAAGTGGAAAGTGTTTCTAATAGCAGGGAATGGTGTTTGTGGAGGAACCAACACAGTTGCTTCGTTCTTCCCAATATGGGACATTGATGTTGGACAATTGGTGGCATAGGAAAGGTTAAGTGGTGGTGATGCAGATGTGGGTGATCTGTGCACATGTTTTTGAATGATCTCACTAATGAGAGAAAAAGGCTAAGAATAAATCTTTGGGGTCTCCAGAGGTAATGATGCAGGAGCAGAGAACAAAAGTTAGGGAGGTTGTGTAGAACTTCTGTAAAGTACTGGATAGGCCATAACTGGAGTATTGTCGCAATTATGGTCAACACACTTTAGAGAGGTAAAAGACCTAgaggagtacagaaaagattcactagaatggttCCAATGATGAAGAATTTTGGCTACAAAGATGGACTGGAAAAGCTCTTGTTTTTctccttggggtggggggggggggggagtaattgAGAAATTTGATAAGTGTTCAAAGTCCTAATGTTTAGGGGTAAATAGAAGCTGTCTGGTTGTATGATTCAAAGACCAAGGATACATTTGAAGAGATGGGGAGAAGTTATGGGAATGCAAGAGAAACCTTTTTAACAATGTGTTTTGTAATCTGCAGGTGATAGAAGAACTTTTATAAAAGCAATTGCATAGATATTTAAGGGAAAGGTCATTTGTGGGGTCCCACAGGAAATGATGCCCTTGCAACAGTCACAATTTGATAGATTTGAGTGGAACCTGATAAAGGCGGTCCCACCCAACACAAACATTGGAGAATGATTTTCTATAATTTAGTCATTAACACACTTCGATTTGCTGCTTTTTGCCAAATGCATAATACTTTATTCCCTATTACTGAATAACAAGGTGCATTTTGTTGTTGATGTAATGCGATACCAACTTTCTTTCCCTTTAGCCGCAAACATGGCCGTCTTAATTTTGTGTGCTTTTATTTTGTCCTTGTTTGTATTTGCTCTTGACTGTGTTTGTAATTTTACTTCTAATTGTTTTTCCATATTTTAATGCAGGAAGCTGGAAGTGAGAATATTGTGGTTCCTCCAGGCACCTATGTAAAAATAGCTGGACATCTCCGATCATTCCAGGTGATGCACAATGGTGTAATTGTTTAAATGAAGAGCATTGATATTTTGTAGATCTTTGTCCAGTTGATATTTGTTTGTTAAACTTGGTCGGTTTTTGTATCTTGAGATATCtggatttgaaaataatgctTTTTGTTCTATTGTTATTCTCATTATTCCTTCTAATTACTGTTATTTAAGTAAGGAACGTATAATTTAAATGCTTTTTCCTGTTATTGTAACTTCAAAATCTGTACCACAATGCTTGTCATTTTTATGCTTAAAAATGGCAAATTTTATTTGCAGAATTATGGTTAGCTTGAATGTCGTCCTGGTTTTTCATGTATTTCTGAATAAATGAAGCATTTGATATTTTTTGTTGCTGTTTGGAGAAAAGAACTAAATTCTCTGAGGGAGAGAAACAGTATTTAAACTGTTAATTCTGATGGTCAGTCCCTGATCTTGAAGTCTGGACAAAACAAATTCATTATTTGCTCTGGAAGGGTGTTGTAATTGGGGAAAATTCAGGGCAGGGTGGTAGAATTCCAGAACACATTTCCATTGACAAAGATATTGGGTGTGTTAGTAGGCTTAAAGGCATAATGacatttatcccaggctgctatgggcagtaagggaggagattgctggagccctgacagaaattttcaaatcttctccAGACACGAGAGCTGGCTAGATAACTGGAGGACAGCAGATATGGTACATTTATTCAAGAAGGATAGCAAGGATAAGCCATAGATTCTAATGTTataatagggaaattattgaggGGGGAAAATCTCTTCAGGGGCTAGATTAATCTTCACTTGGAGAGGCAGAAAATATGGATAGTCAGCAGAGATTTTAAGGGGAGACACTTTCTGACTAATTGTATTGGATATTTCCAAGAGATAAGTGTTGAGAGTGCGGTTGATGTagcctacatggacttcagttagacctttgacatggtcccacttgagagactggtccagaaggcaaGAGCAATGGGACCCAGGGCAATTTGGctaattggatctgaaattggcttaATAGGAGGCCGAAGGTGATGGATGGGGGTTTTTGTgattagaagcctgtgaccagtagtgtatcgcagggatcagtgctgggactcctGCTTTTTATAATGTACATTCACGATCTGGAAGAATGACTTGttgctagtaagtttgcagatgaacacaaaaattggtgttggTAGTGAGGTCTTTGGCAATAGAACAATTTTGATCTGCTAGTAAGACGGGTAGAGCAACTATAGAATTTAACCCTGAAGCATGTGAGGTGATGAGTTTTGGAAAGATTAATAAGGTTAGGCTATACAAAGTGAATGAGGAGATCCTCGGAAGTATAGTAAAACTAAACCAGCACACTGGACTTTTGTgctggattagcagattttctAGACAAATGGATGTTATTTTTAGTGCTCCTAAcagaatttttaattttgttttagatgttacacagtattataatttcCCAGTGAGCCcattaagtttaaagggagcctgGGAACCAGGGTCTTGACATGAGGGAAGGAGTGCAAGAACTAGGGCCCCAGTGAATGGGAGGAAATGGGATAAACATTACCTGGTAAGTCAGAGGTCAAACCACTGTGATTTCCAAATAGAGTTTTATGCTACTGAGGAGCATAAGGACCTTGGTGTTCATATCTagagatccctgaaggcagcattACAGTGTTGAAGGCATATAGGATAccggccttcattagctggggcatagaatacaagagcagggtggTTATGGtggaactttataaaacattttagTTCTGtttctggttgctgcactatgagaaggatgtaattgcactgatgaggatgcagaggaagttcaccaggatggaaTATTTCACTTGAGAAATTGAATAAGTTGGATCTATTTTCTTTGAAGCTGTCGGGGTGCTGACAGAGggatacaaaataatgagggacgTAGGGTATATGGTGAGAGAGACTTCCCTTTTGCAGAGATGCCTCTAACTAGACAGTGtactttaaggtaaggggtaaggtCTTgagatttggggattttttcacCAAGAGGTTGTTTaatatttggaatgcactgcctgagtggataaTGGAGACAGGAGGCAAGTTCTTGATAATTGGCATTGAcatgaagtgcctgtttctgtactctgactctaaATTCCATTAGtcttctgctttttaaaaaaaagtttatattGCTTTACAGTAAAGTATTTAATTTCTGAACACTATTTGAGATCCTGTATGACTTGTTTCAACGGCTTTCTGATCTTGTGGCATTTATACTTATTTGGTAGAACAAGAAGAGCTTGGTAGCTTTTAAGATAATGCCTTTGGAAGACATGAATGAACTAACATCACACatgttggaggtggtgcaggccCACTTGTTGTTGAACAAACCACAGGTGGGTACAAAAATATCTATGAAACTGGGCCTTCTGTCATAACGTACCTAACCTTCGGCTCGGCAACAAAATGAGAAATTGTACTGCACTTCATTATTGTTGGTTATTGAATTGTGGCTGGCCGCAAGATTGCCCTTCAGGTATTTTGtatgaaatggaaaagaaatgtgTTCCATTTGGGGAATGGTCAGGAGCGAAGATATTGACAATCCCATTTACTCCTGACTGACTAATTCACCTTGAAGGTGTGGGCGGAGGTATGTGGAAGAGCTCTATTAGTGGAATGAATATTAAGTGATCTGAAATGCCCATGCAACAACCTTGTATTCCTGCTAAGGAAGGAGCATCACTGCTAATCTCTTTCAGTGCACAAGAACAATTGTGGACCATTCAGGGCTGTTTGATCAATTCCCAAAGCCAATTAGGATGTAACTTTTCTCATCTTGGTTACAGCGAAGGGATGTTTGCATATGCGGAACATACTTTGCTACTACTCAGCACCTTCACATTAGGagaggagacattggataggttAGGGGATTGAGTACTGGGGAAAGAAAAATGCTCATTCATTTGCAATGGAtgccaatgtaaaaaaaatactcagcacTGTTGAAATTCATTCAAGGCTGTAATCCAATGAAGCTTTGTCTGCACGTCTATTTTTCTTTAGTCTGGACCTGGAGGATCTGCTCCAGCTTTGCACAGTTCAATGCGAAATGAAGTGGGAGCAGTTGGAATGTATGCTGGTGCTAATGATGCACTGATGAATGGTCTAACAAGTCAACAAAGTCAGGTAAAACAAACTAGGCATGAGCCTTCTCTAATAACATTACATTTTATGTTCCTTTTAAATGCACATTGTTTAGCCAAAATCTATACTTGGAAATTATATCCATTGTAATTGACTTCTCTGTAAAGGTGCATAAAAATGACTCTCACCCAAATCTTGTCTCTTTCCCCTGCATCCCTGCCCCCCTCACGTCCCTGGATTAGATTGCCCTACCATCATTTCCAGGGGAATTAGAGCCTTGGAGCCCATCTGGAAGTTGGTCCAGGCTCAttcatccttctctgccttggtgtgACTAATCTTTTACCTGTTGTCATTTGTACACCTAATGAAGGCACAAGTCATGCTCTGTTACTGGCATAAATTGGAGGTTTTGACTTCTACATATGACCTTTGTGGAACACCCCAATTCTATTTACTGGGGGACACTAGTGATATAGGAAGAATTGAATGGGGAACTTTGGAAATACATGCAAGCTGCTTGTACAACTTCAGAGCAGTTTTGTTTTGAGCACTTGTTGAGATACTTGATGGGAGTCTCCATAGAGATGCCACTGGCAACACTCCACTATTAGGGGAATGGTTATGTTAACTAAGCACACAAAATGGGTTGAGGACCTTGGGCCAAGAGGCATAGATGTGTTCATCTGCAAAAACACTACTCCCACATAGTCTATATCACACTGATGAACAAtgttttccaaggctgtcattACTAAGATATTTGAAATGCTGTGGAAACATTTTTGTCCAGCCTCTTGGAAAGACTGCTCTCCAAGGTCATATTGACTCTCGACTTGCTTGTAAGATTTTTCCAAACATCTGCGGCAGATCTCTGTGATGTCCTTTAAATTGCCACTCATCACTACATCAGAGAGGTCATCTGGGAAATGAATTGTAGAAAATTAATGACGAGGCCCCCTGGCTTATGTCTGTGCCGGTTGAAAAGATGGTAcccagactaatcccatctgtacCTGGTCAGTAGCCATACAAATCATAGCTCTTCAAATGCACATGCAcatctttttaaatgtggtgTGGGCTTGTGCTTCTACTGCTCTTtaaggcagagagttccagaccccactgCCTTTTGGGTGGAAAAATAATTCCTCAGTTTCCCAGTAATCCTTTTGCCAatgactttaaatctatgccacgTTGCTTTGGTAACTTGCCAAGGGAAATAGGACTGTTGCCTTACTCTGGTTGCTATGCAGAAAACTGTCAAAAGCTACTCTTGCTTGATTGAGGTTGTGTTGGCAACTGCATGGTCCTGATTTAGTATGTTTCCTGGTGTGCTGCTACCTGTATGTTGTTTTGAACAATTTCACAATTTCTTTGTGGAGAGACCAAATGTGAGTTAGTGCTATATGCAGCAGTTGTTAGTTATGCCCATGAGTCTCAAAGTAAGTTTTAGAAAGGAAAATCACACGCCCATGCCTTTTTATCTTGCAACCATGTGCTTTTAATCCTGACAGCACCAGAAGGCTCCATGTTGGTCCTAAATGAGGCTCAGTTATTTGTAATTATGCAAATACAAATTAATACTTTAATTTTACCTAAATGTTAACAGAAATGGTGTCCTTTTTGGAAAGGAAACTTGAATAAATGCCTTTAACATAATTTcccctgccctgccactctggatTGTTACAGTGTGATAATAACTGAAATTGTGGTGAGACATTTTTAGTTGCTTTATAGCCTTAATTATACTATTGTTATACTGGGCTATTTTTGAattaaattatcttttttttaaaaaaaggaagtaaAATTTGCAATTGAAAACTGAGCTGCATGTTTTTGTGATGGCAAAATAATGTTCCTTCAGGTACTGAATTTAATTCGAAATTGCCGGGAACAAGAAGGCATGAGCATTGACTACATGAGGAGAACACTGAAGAATATGAACATTGTTGCTATCAAGTTAGTGTCATTTTGTTTAGCTTATACTTGCAATAAATTTATGTTAAACAAATTCTGATggttgcaattttgttttacataggCAAGCTGTGGAATTTCTGAGCAATGAAGGACACATTTATTCTACAGTGGATGAGGATCACTTCAGATCAACTGATGCTGAATAAATGTGAATTGAGG comes from the Pristis pectinata isolate sPriPec2 chromosome 22, sPriPec2.1.pri, whole genome shotgun sequence genome and includes:
- the rpa2 gene encoding replication protein A 32 kDa subunit, with protein sequence MWNSAGSFAGGYGNFGDTGAGGGGYMQSPGGFGSPAGGSQSDRKTRSRTQQIVPCTVSQLMSATQTEDIFRIGEVELSQVTVVGMIKDSEKAPTNILYKLDDMTGPPMDVRQWVDTDEAGSENIVVPPGTYVKIAGHLRSFQNKKSLVAFKIMPLEDMNELTSHMLEVVQAHLLLNKPQSGPGGSAPALHSSMRNEVGAVGMYAGANDALMNGLTSQQSQVLNLIRNCREQEGMSIDYMRRTLKNMNIVAIKQAVEFLSNEGHIYSTVDEDHFRSTDAE